One window of the Lonchura striata isolate bLonStr1 chromosome 9, bLonStr1.mat, whole genome shotgun sequence genome contains the following:
- the YIPF1 gene encoding protein YIPF1 isoform X1 — protein sequence MATADDLKFQEFDDAANLLAANPDATTISIDEPVEIPKNQHSHRQEPGREEDDELLGTDDSDKTELLAGQKKSAPFWTFDYYQTFFDVDTYQVLDRIKGSVFPVPGKNFVRLYIRSNPDLYGPFWICATLVFTIAVSGNLSNFFIHLGKPTYRYVPEFRKVSIAATTIYAYAWLVPLALWGFLMWRNSKVMNIVSYSFLEIVCVYGYSLFIYIPTAILWIIPQKVVRWVLVVFSLCVSGSVLVMTFWPAVRDDNRRIAVATVATVLLLHALLAVGCLAYFFDAPELDIPAPIIPAHNGTTVITKSH from the exons ATGGCGACGGCGGACGACCTCAAATTCCAAG AATTTGACGATGCAGCTAATTTGCTTGCAGCAAATCCTGATGCCACCACCATAAGCATTGATGAACCAGTTGAAATCCCCAAGAATCAGCACAGCCACcggcaggagccagggagggaggaggatgatgagttACTGGGCACTGATGACTCCGATAAAACAGAG CTGCTTGCAGGACAGAAGAAAAGTGCCCCTTTCTGGACTTTTGATTACTACCAGACCTTCTTCGACGTGGACACATACCAG GTCCTGGACAGAATCAAAGGGTCAGTGTTCCCAGTCCCTGGGAAGAACTTTGTAAGGCTGTATATCCGCAGCAATCCTGACCTTTATG GTCCATTTTGGATATGTGCTACACTTGTCTTCACCATTGCTGTTAGTGGCAATCTCTCAAACTTTTTCATCCATCTGGGCAAACCAACGTACCGCTACGTGCCTGAGTTCAGAAAAG TGTCCATAGCAGCTACAACGATATATGCATATGCTTGGCTTGTTCCCCTTGCTCTCTGGGGATTCCTGATGTGGAGGAACAGTAAAGTCATGAACATTGTCTCCTACTCATTCCTGGAGATAGTGTGTGTATATGGCTACTCCCTCTTCATTTACATTCCCACAGCG aTCTTGTGGATCATCCCCCAGAAGGTGGTGCGCTGGGTGCTGGTGGTGTTCTCGCTGTGTGTCTCGGGCTCCGTGCTGGTGATGACCTTCTGGCCCGCGGTCCGTGACGACAACCGCAGGATCGCGGTGGCCACCGTGGCCACCGTCCTGCTGCTGCACGCCCTGCTGGCTGTTGGATGTTTG GCATACTTTTTTGATGCCCCTGAACTGGATATTCCTGCACCTATTATCCCTGCTCACAATGGAACAACAGTAATAACAAAGAGTCACTAA
- the YIPF1 gene encoding protein YIPF1 isoform X2 produces MATADDLKFQANPDATTISIDEPVEIPKNQHSHRQEPGREEDDELLGTDDSDKTELLAGQKKSAPFWTFDYYQTFFDVDTYQVLDRIKGSVFPVPGKNFVRLYIRSNPDLYGPFWICATLVFTIAVSGNLSNFFIHLGKPTYRYVPEFRKVSIAATTIYAYAWLVPLALWGFLMWRNSKVMNIVSYSFLEIVCVYGYSLFIYIPTAILWIIPQKVVRWVLVVFSLCVSGSVLVMTFWPAVRDDNRRIAVATVATVLLLHALLAVGCLAYFFDAPELDIPAPIIPAHNGTTVITKSH; encoded by the exons ATGGCGACGGCGGACGACCTCAAATTCCAAG CAAATCCTGATGCCACCACCATAAGCATTGATGAACCAGTTGAAATCCCCAAGAATCAGCACAGCCACcggcaggagccagggagggaggaggatgatgagttACTGGGCACTGATGACTCCGATAAAACAGAG CTGCTTGCAGGACAGAAGAAAAGTGCCCCTTTCTGGACTTTTGATTACTACCAGACCTTCTTCGACGTGGACACATACCAG GTCCTGGACAGAATCAAAGGGTCAGTGTTCCCAGTCCCTGGGAAGAACTTTGTAAGGCTGTATATCCGCAGCAATCCTGACCTTTATG GTCCATTTTGGATATGTGCTACACTTGTCTTCACCATTGCTGTTAGTGGCAATCTCTCAAACTTTTTCATCCATCTGGGCAAACCAACGTACCGCTACGTGCCTGAGTTCAGAAAAG TGTCCATAGCAGCTACAACGATATATGCATATGCTTGGCTTGTTCCCCTTGCTCTCTGGGGATTCCTGATGTGGAGGAACAGTAAAGTCATGAACATTGTCTCCTACTCATTCCTGGAGATAGTGTGTGTATATGGCTACTCCCTCTTCATTTACATTCCCACAGCG aTCTTGTGGATCATCCCCCAGAAGGTGGTGCGCTGGGTGCTGGTGGTGTTCTCGCTGTGTGTCTCGGGCTCCGTGCTGGTGATGACCTTCTGGCCCGCGGTCCGTGACGACAACCGCAGGATCGCGGTGGCCACCGTGGCCACCGTCCTGCTGCTGCACGCCCTGCTGGCTGTTGGATGTTTG GCATACTTTTTTGATGCCCCTGAACTGGATATTCCTGCACCTATTATCCCTGCTCACAATGGAACAACAGTAATAACAAAGAGTCACTAA